Proteins encoded within one genomic window of Chitinophaga parva:
- the gldF gene encoding gliding motility-associated ABC transporter permease subunit GldF — MLAIFKKEINQFFSSITGYVAIIVFLLANGLMLFVFPDTSLLDYGYANLDPLFDLAPLIFLLLIPAITMRSFADEFKGGTMELLGTKPLTGWQIVMGKFWASALIVGIAVLPTGVYYVAIRALSATPGNIDNGGIGGAYIGLLLLGAVFTAIGTWASSLTANAVIAFLIAIFTCFLFYNGFDALSKLPIFTGGWDYYLQMAGIKFHYNSISRGVVDSRDVIYFLSVTGLMLYLTKTALQRKMWQ; from the coding sequence ATGCTCGCCATCTTTAAAAAAGAAATAAACCAGTTCTTCAGCAGTATCACCGGCTACGTGGCCATTATCGTATTCCTGCTGGCCAATGGGCTGATGCTTTTTGTATTCCCTGATACCAGCCTGCTGGATTACGGGTATGCTAACCTGGACCCGCTTTTTGACCTGGCGCCCCTCATCTTCCTGCTGCTTATCCCTGCCATTACCATGCGCAGTTTTGCAGATGAATTTAAAGGCGGCACCATGGAACTCCTCGGCACCAAGCCCCTCACCGGCTGGCAGATCGTGATGGGAAAATTCTGGGCCAGCGCCCTGATCGTAGGCATTGCGGTGCTGCCTACCGGGGTGTATTATGTGGCCATCCGCGCCCTCTCCGCCACGCCAGGCAATATTGACAACGGTGGCATTGGCGGCGCTTACATCGGCCTGCTGCTGCTCGGCGCCGTATTCACTGCCATCGGCACCTGGGCCTCCTCCCTCACCGCCAATGCCGTGATCGCCTTCCTTATCGCTATTTTTACCTGTTTCCTTTTTTATAATGGTTTTGATGCACTCAGCAAATTACCGATATTCACCGGCGGCTGGGATTACTACCTGCAAATGGCGGGCATCAAGTTCCACTACAACTCTATCAGCAGGGGCGTGGTGGACAGCAGGGATGTGATCTATTTCCTAAGTGTAACGGGTCTTATGCTGTACCTGACCAAAACTGCCCTGCAGCGCAAAATGTGGCAGTAA
- a CDS encoding cysteine desulfurase family protein yields MQLPVYLDYNATTPCDPQVVEAMLPYFTRQFGNAASTHPLGWTAAAAVEKARGQVARLIGATAQEIIFTSGATEADNLAIKGVYEAYAGKGKHMITVATEHKAVLDSFEHLEKQGASVTYLPTDALGHVSLEALEAAITAETILISVMYANNETGVIHPIRAISAIAKKHGVLFMCDATQAVGKISVHVLEDGIDLLACSAHKIYGPKGVGALYVRRKDPRVRLVAQLDGGGHERGFRSGTMNVPGIVGFGQAAELCRLHLDAEHARLSALRNRLENGLLALGNVTVNGDATHRLPQVSNLAFGQVSGEMLSAAFASQVALSSGSACNAASMEPSYVLQAMGLSDALARASLRLSLGRFTTEAEVDFVVETISQAVRQLRTQVFSA; encoded by the coding sequence ATGCAACTGCCCGTTTATCTTGATTATAATGCCACCACCCCCTGCGATCCGCAGGTGGTGGAAGCCATGCTGCCTTATTTTACCCGGCAGTTTGGCAACGCCGCCAGCACCCACCCCCTGGGTTGGACAGCCGCCGCAGCCGTGGAAAAGGCCCGGGGCCAGGTGGCCCGGCTTATTGGGGCCACCGCGCAGGAGATCATCTTTACCTCCGGCGCCACAGAAGCAGATAACCTGGCCATCAAAGGCGTGTACGAAGCCTATGCCGGCAAGGGGAAACATATGATCACCGTGGCCACGGAGCACAAGGCCGTGCTGGATAGTTTTGAGCACCTGGAAAAACAGGGCGCGTCTGTCACTTACCTTCCCACGGATGCACTGGGGCACGTTAGCCTGGAAGCCCTGGAAGCCGCCATCACCGCGGAAACCATCCTTATCTCCGTGATGTACGCCAACAATGAAACGGGTGTCATCCATCCCATACGCGCCATCAGTGCCATTGCAAAAAAGCACGGGGTACTTTTTATGTGCGATGCCACCCAGGCCGTGGGCAAAATATCCGTGCATGTGCTGGAAGACGGCATAGACCTGCTGGCCTGCAGCGCCCACAAGATCTACGGTCCCAAGGGGGTAGGTGCCCTGTACGTGCGCCGCAAAGACCCGCGCGTGCGCCTGGTGGCCCAGCTGGATGGCGGTGGCCATGAACGCGGCTTCCGCTCCGGCACCATGAATGTGCCGGGCATTGTGGGCTTTGGCCAGGCAGCGGAGTTGTGCCGCCTGCACCTGGACGCAGAACATGCCCGCCTTTCCGCGCTGCGCAACCGGCTGGAAAACGGCCTGCTGGCCCTGGGTAATGTAACCGTGAACGGGGATGCCACCCATCGCCTGCCCCAGGTGAGCAACCTGGCCTTCGGGCAGGTGTCTGGCGAAATGTTGTCGGCGGCCTTTGCCAGCCAGGTGGCGCTATCCTCTGGTTCTGCCTGCAATGCGGCGAGTATGGAGCCCAGCTATGTGCTGCAGGCTATGGGGTTGAGTGATGCGTTGGCGAGAGCCTCCCTGCGATTGAGCTTGGGTCGGTTCACCACGGAAGCGGAGGTGGATTTTGTGGTGGAGACCATTAGCCAGGCCGTGCGGCAATTAAGGACGCAGGTGTTTTCTGCGTAA
- the mce gene encoding methylmalonyl-CoA epimerase, whose amino-acid sequence MRKVEHIGIAVYSLEKAVPLYSRLLNTPCYKQEAVDSEQVQTAFFQQGDTKIELLEATGEASTIRRFLDKKGEGIHHIAFDVEDIYAEMERLRSEGFTLLNETPKPGADNKLICFVHPKDSHGVLIELCQEIR is encoded by the coding sequence ATGCGGAAAGTAGAACATATAGGCATCGCCGTTTACTCCCTGGAAAAGGCTGTGCCTTTATACAGCCGCCTGCTTAACACGCCTTGCTACAAGCAGGAAGCGGTGGATAGTGAGCAGGTGCAAACCGCCTTTTTTCAGCAGGGCGATACGAAGATAGAACTGCTGGAAGCAACGGGGGAAGCCAGTACCATCAGGCGTTTCCTGGATAAGAAGGGAGAAGGGATCCACCACATTGCGTTTGATGTGGAAGATATTTATGCGGAGATGGAGCGCTTGCGCAGCGAGGGTTTCACCTTGCTCAATGAAACGCCGAAACCCGGTGCGGACAATAAGCTGATCTGTTTTGTGCACCCGAAAGACAGCCATGGTGTGCTGATAGAGCTTTGCCAGGAGATCCGCTGA
- a CDS encoding UDP-N-acetylmuramoyl-tripeptide--D-alanyl-D-alanine ligase, whose translation MENIAALYEIYRQHPSVQTDTRKLKQGDIFFALKGPNFNGNAYAEQALAAGAACAVVDEAAYYTQPDKMVLVPDVLQALQQLANTHRRTLQIPFLAITGTNGKTTTKELVNAVLSSHFKTVATAGNLNNHIGVPLTLLSIPPDTQLAVIEMGANHQREIAGYCEVAMPTHGLITNIGKAHLEGFGGPEGVKIAKGELYDYLRTHNGTAFVCTDYDYLLPMAKGIATVITYGSRHADHQGHAVTGPALLSVALDGDASPVQTNLVGAYNTPNVLAAVTIGRYFGVPEASIRAALEAYMPSNNRSQVMQQGTNTIIMDAYNANPSSMRAAIENFAGIDAPKKVLLLGGMMELGEDSIREHQALVDLLQQTHWHAVVLVGGDFSKVKHPYLFLPDAAAAHNWLAQQQYQHAYLLIKGSRSVGMEKVL comes from the coding sequence GTGGAGAACATAGCCGCATTATACGAGATCTACCGCCAGCATCCTTCTGTACAGACAGACACCCGCAAGCTGAAGCAGGGCGACATTTTCTTTGCGCTCAAAGGCCCCAACTTCAATGGCAACGCCTATGCGGAGCAGGCCCTGGCCGCAGGCGCCGCCTGTGCCGTAGTGGATGAAGCGGCTTACTATACACAACCGGACAAAATGGTACTGGTGCCCGATGTGCTGCAAGCCTTGCAGCAGCTGGCCAATACGCACCGGCGTACACTGCAGATCCCCTTCCTGGCCATTACCGGCACCAACGGGAAAACCACCACCAAAGAACTGGTGAACGCCGTGCTGTCTTCCCACTTTAAAACGGTGGCCACCGCAGGCAATCTCAATAACCATATTGGTGTGCCGCTCACCCTGCTCAGTATTCCGCCGGATACGCAGCTGGCGGTGATAGAAATGGGGGCCAACCACCAGCGGGAAATTGCCGGCTACTGCGAAGTGGCCATGCCTACCCACGGCCTCATTACGAATATTGGAAAGGCGCACCTGGAGGGCTTTGGCGGCCCTGAAGGCGTGAAAATAGCCAAGGGCGAACTGTATGATTACCTGCGTACACACAACGGTACCGCGTTTGTATGCACGGATTATGATTACCTGCTTCCCATGGCCAAAGGCATTGCCACCGTGATCACTTACGGCAGCCGGCATGCAGACCACCAGGGCCACGCGGTAACCGGTCCGGCCCTGCTTTCCGTAGCGCTGGATGGCGATGCCTCGCCGGTGCAAACCAACCTGGTGGGCGCTTATAATACCCCCAATGTGCTGGCCGCCGTAACCATAGGCCGCTACTTTGGCGTGCCGGAAGCCAGCATCCGCGCGGCACTGGAAGCATACATGCCTTCCAATAACCGCTCACAGGTAATGCAGCAGGGCACTAACACCATCATCATGGATGCGTACAATGCCAATCCGTCCAGTATGCGGGCGGCCATTGAGAATTTTGCCGGTATTGATGCCCCCAAAAAAGTACTGCTGCTGGGAGGTATGATGGAATTAGGGGAAGACAGCATCCGCGAGCACCAGGCCCTGGTGGACCTGCTGCAGCAAACGCACTGGCACGCCGTGGTGCTGGTAGGCGGTGATTTCAGTAAGGTAAAACATCCTTACCTCTTCCTGCCGGATGCCGCTGCCGCGCACAACTGGCTGGCGCAGCAGCAGTACCAGCATGCTTACCTGCTCATTAAGGGATCGCGCAGCGTGGGAATGGAAAAAGTGTTATAA
- a CDS encoding YceI family protein, which translates to MKRYFWMLLLAMAAGKGLAQDVRTDKAASVSFFSSTPLEDIKAQTAQAYATLNVKTKEVYFKVPVQSFAFKYKLMKEHFNDSYLESSKYPNAEFKGSVVTDADLAKDGSYAVVVKGELLLHGISRHYETKGTLVVKGTEVVGDARFQVKLVDHSIKVPSLMLENIAEVVEVTVHADYKP; encoded by the coding sequence ATGAAACGATATTTTTGGATGCTCCTGCTGGCCATGGCCGCCGGTAAGGGATTAGCGCAGGACGTAAGAACGGACAAAGCCGCTTCGGTATCCTTCTTTTCTTCCACGCCGCTGGAAGATATTAAGGCGCAAACCGCACAGGCTTATGCCACGCTGAACGTGAAGACAAAGGAAGTATACTTCAAGGTGCCGGTCCAGTCCTTTGCGTTTAAGTACAAGCTGATGAAGGAACACTTTAACGACAGCTACCTGGAATCATCCAAATATCCGAACGCGGAGTTCAAAGGCAGCGTAGTCACAGATGCAGACCTGGCAAAGGATGGCAGCTATGCCGTGGTGGTAAAAGGAGAGTTGCTGCTGCATGGGATAAGCCGTCATTATGAAACCAAAGGCACCCTGGTGGTGAAAGGTACCGAAGTAGTAGGCGATGCCAGATTCCAGGTAAAGCTGGTAGATCATTCCATTAAAGTACCCAGCCTTATGCTGGAAAATATTGCCGAAGTGGTAGAGGTGACGGTGCATGCGGACTACAAGCCGTAA